In Streptomyces dangxiongensis, one DNA window encodes the following:
- a CDS encoding serine hydrolase domain-containing protein, giving the protein MPYSIPTAPTASWTPSRLRAELQDRLDTLATAHRVPGAQLVLDTGSDLIAVHTGVADAATGTPLTADTAVPLGSLTKPYTAALVMLLADDGDLDLDESAAGQLPELRDTPGVTIRHLLSHTGGLPTGPDSDTAAETTAARCLAAVCTARDLLFPPGTDFSYSNAGYVAAGRLAETVTGMPWHEAVSALLLEPLGTAPAFIGDHAPRRPVAAGHALNTATGRARPARQTLAPLEAPAGALLASALDLAAFGNALIGRSDVLPPAVTKEMRRPETAARPGALADGWGPGLALYRQDDRVWCGHDGNAQGTSCHLRADPESGIVVAFTGNSASATALWRDLTGELALLTGVRVPAAAQDTDPGRRVDLPECLGTYRNGTTTYRVAPGPDGTPALSVDGDLALPLVCYADLSCDLVDPATGRLEPGGRFHRDPATGRIDRVQISGRTARRTDDG; this is encoded by the coding sequence ATGCCGTACAGCATCCCCACCGCTCCGACCGCATCCTGGACGCCCTCCCGGTTACGGGCGGAGCTGCAGGACCGCCTCGACACCCTCGCCACGGCCCACCGGGTACCCGGCGCCCAGCTCGTCCTGGACACCGGTAGCGACCTCATCGCCGTGCACACCGGCGTCGCCGACGCGGCGACCGGCACGCCCCTCACCGCCGACACGGCCGTCCCCCTGGGGTCGCTCACCAAGCCCTACACCGCCGCCCTCGTCATGCTGCTGGCCGACGACGGCGACCTCGACCTCGACGAGTCCGCCGCCGGGCAGCTCCCGGAACTGAGAGACACGCCCGGGGTGACGATCCGCCACCTGCTCAGCCACACCGGCGGCCTGCCCACCGGGCCCGACTCCGACACCGCCGCCGAGACCACCGCCGCCCGCTGCCTCGCGGCCGTCTGCACCGCCCGCGACCTGCTGTTCCCGCCGGGCACCGACTTCTCCTACTCCAACGCCGGCTACGTCGCCGCCGGCCGGCTCGCCGAGACCGTCACCGGTATGCCGTGGCACGAGGCGGTGAGCGCGCTGCTCCTCGAACCGCTCGGCACGGCACCCGCGTTCATCGGCGACCACGCGCCCCGTCGCCCCGTCGCCGCCGGACACGCCCTCAACACCGCGACCGGCCGGGCCCGTCCGGCCCGCCAGACCCTGGCACCGCTGGAGGCCCCGGCCGGCGCCCTGCTGGCGAGCGCCCTGGACCTGGCCGCGTTCGGCAACGCGCTGATCGGACGCTCCGACGTCCTGCCGCCCGCCGTCACCAAGGAGATGCGCCGCCCCGAGACCGCCGCCCGCCCCGGCGCGCTGGCCGACGGCTGGGGCCCCGGCCTCGCCCTGTACCGGCAGGACGACCGCGTGTGGTGCGGCCACGACGGCAACGCCCAGGGCACCTCCTGCCACCTGCGGGCCGACCCGGAGAGCGGGATCGTGGTCGCCTTCACGGGCAACTCCGCGAGCGCCACCGCCCTGTGGCGCGACCTCACCGGAGAGCTGGCCCTGCTCACCGGCGTCCGGGTGCCCGCCGCAGCCCAGGACACGGACCCGGGCCGGCGCGTGGACCTGCCCGAGTGCCTGGGCACCTACCGCAACGGCACCACGACGTACCGCGTCGCACCCGGGCCGGACGGCACGCCCGCCCTGTCCGTCGACGGCGACCTCGCCCTCCCGCTGGTCTGCTACGCCGACCTCTCGTGCGACCTGGTCGACCCGGCCACCGGGCGCCTCGAACCCGGCGGACGCTTCCACCGCGATCCGGCCACCGGCCGAATAGACCGGGTCCAGATATCCGGGCGCACGGCACGCCGTACCGACGACGGCTGA
- a CDS encoding cytochrome P450 → MSQAFTPRVVQGLGPRIEAVCARLLDAVADQDRFDLVDALAYPLPIIVIAELLGVPAEEHRLFQEWASVLFGGDQLGEAPDMADLERALEAIAPTVREMNGYMLDHIRARRAAPGDDLTSRLIAAEVDGVRLTDQEMVGFVALLLVAGHITTTALLGNAVVTFDLHPGTDAALRADPARIPAAVEEVLRWLPPFPELGRRVTRPVVLGGHEIPADAMLMTHLGAANRDPARFDNPDVLDPSRDPNPHLTFGHGIHFCFGAPLARLEARIALHMLHKRFRILTVPSYEDIAFQNPAVIIGVRHLPVEVRRP, encoded by the coding sequence GTGAGCCAGGCGTTCACCCCGCGGGTCGTGCAGGGGCTCGGACCCCGCATCGAGGCCGTCTGCGCGCGGCTGCTGGACGCCGTCGCGGACCAGGACCGCTTCGACCTGGTCGACGCGCTGGCCTATCCGCTCCCCATCATCGTGATCGCCGAACTGCTCGGCGTCCCGGCGGAGGAACACCGGCTCTTCCAGGAGTGGGCGAGCGTGCTGTTCGGCGGCGACCAGCTCGGCGAAGCCCCCGACATGGCCGACCTGGAACGGGCCCTGGAGGCCATCGCCCCCACGGTGCGCGAGATGAACGGCTACATGCTGGACCACATCCGCGCCCGCCGCGCCGCCCCCGGGGACGACCTCACCAGCAGGCTCATCGCCGCCGAGGTCGACGGCGTCCGCCTCACCGACCAGGAGATGGTCGGATTCGTGGCCCTCCTGCTGGTCGCCGGACACATCACCACCACCGCGCTGCTCGGCAACGCCGTCGTCACCTTCGACCTGCACCCCGGCACCGACGCCGCGCTGCGCGCCGATCCCGCGCGGATCCCGGCCGCCGTCGAGGAGGTGCTGCGCTGGCTGCCCCCCTTCCCGGAGCTGGGCCGCCGGGTCACCCGCCCGGTCGTCCTCGGCGGTCACGAGATCCCGGCGGACGCCATGCTGATGACGCACCTGGGCGCCGCGAACCGGGACCCCGCCCGCTTCGACAACCCCGACGTCCTCGATCCGAGCCGGGACCCCAACCCGCATCTGACCTTCGGGCACGGCATCCACTTCTGTTTCGGCGCGCCGCTGGCCCGGCTGGAAGCGCGGATCGCTCTCCACATGTTGCATAAACGATTCCGCATCCTGACGGTCCCCTCCTACGAGGACATCGCCTTCCAGAACCCGGCCGTCATCATCGGCGTACGGCATCTGCCCGTCGAGGTCCGCAGGCCGTAA
- a CDS encoding SpoIIE family protein phosphatase has translation MVGVSDGPEPGRAPAAGGAPVGRPVLSLALAAMLEEVQAHSGAVYLLRPDEPVLEMAVMAGMPRAFAAPWERVGLSAPIPVADAVRERRLVWVGGEDQMARRYPRISVVLPYPFALAAAPLATGRKAYGAVFVTWPGAHPPELSDWERDRLTAACDRLALRLEGAAEEKRPLGHEPDVLAAPFSVVAGTLGSVEAARMVSRLPYGLVSLDLHGRIGFVNTAAAELLGRPAGELLGTLPWVAVPWLKDPVYEDRYRAALLSQQVTSFVALRPPGEWLSFRLYPSTTGLSVRISRARAVAELARAVPQADPGPSRLVTISQLLSLAGALTEAVGVRDVVQLVWDEVAPAVGSRGLALLRAQGGRLHVLGHRGYPDPRVAERCGRLPLSEHTPQTQALNSGVPAFFESREELERLYPDRRGTPDGFAAWAYLPLIASGRPVGTCLLAFAEPHTFPADERAVLTSLGGLIAQALERALLYDAKLGLAHGLQQALLPSSLTPPPGIEAAARYLPATHGMDIGGDFYDLVPTRPLAAAVIGDVQGHNVTAAGLMGQVRTGVRAYTTVGQAPHEVMSSTNRLLIDLGTELFASCLYLRLDPARGRAVMARAGHPPPLLRRPDGRVRVLDLAGGPLLGIDASAVYPTTEVSLAPGSVLVLYTDGLVEAPGIDIEDSLVGLGGLLAEAGGRPLEDLADEVVRHSAAARERVDDVAVLLLRARDDG, from the coding sequence GTGGTCGGCGTGTCCGACGGGCCGGAGCCGGGACGGGCGCCGGCGGCCGGCGGGGCACCGGTCGGCCGGCCGGTGCTGTCGCTCGCGCTGGCCGCGATGCTGGAGGAGGTGCAGGCGCACTCCGGCGCGGTGTATCTGCTCCGGCCCGACGAGCCGGTCCTGGAGATGGCCGTGATGGCCGGCATGCCGCGGGCGTTCGCGGCGCCCTGGGAGCGGGTCGGGCTGAGCGCGCCGATCCCGGTCGCGGACGCGGTGCGCGAGCGGCGGCTGGTGTGGGTGGGCGGCGAGGATCAGATGGCCCGCCGCTATCCACGGATCTCGGTGGTGCTGCCGTACCCGTTCGCGCTGGCCGCGGCGCCCCTGGCGACTGGGCGCAAGGCGTACGGCGCGGTGTTCGTGACCTGGCCGGGCGCGCATCCGCCGGAGCTGTCGGACTGGGAGCGGGACCGGCTGACGGCGGCCTGCGACCGGCTGGCGCTGCGGCTGGAGGGGGCCGCGGAGGAGAAGAGGCCGCTGGGCCACGAGCCGGACGTGCTCGCGGCACCGTTCTCGGTGGTGGCGGGCACGCTGGGCTCGGTGGAGGCGGCGCGGATGGTGTCCCGGCTGCCGTACGGGCTGGTGTCGCTGGATCTGCACGGCCGGATCGGGTTCGTGAACACGGCCGCCGCCGAGCTGCTCGGCAGACCGGCCGGGGAACTGCTCGGCACGCTGCCCTGGGTGGCGGTGCCCTGGCTGAAGGACCCGGTGTACGAGGACCGGTACCGGGCGGCGCTGCTCAGCCAGCAGGTGACGTCGTTCGTGGCGCTGCGCCCGCCGGGAGAGTGGCTGTCGTTCCGGCTCTATCCGAGCACGACCGGGCTCAGTGTGCGCATCAGCCGGGCCCGGGCGGTGGCGGAGCTGGCGCGCGCCGTTCCGCAGGCGGACCCGGGCCCGTCCCGGCTGGTGACGATCTCCCAGCTACTGAGCCTGGCGGGCGCGCTGACCGAGGCGGTCGGGGTGCGGGACGTGGTGCAACTGGTCTGGGACGAGGTGGCCCCGGCCGTCGGCAGCCGGGGCCTGGCGCTCCTGCGGGCACAGGGCGGCCGGCTGCACGTGCTGGGGCACCGCGGCTACCCGGACCCGCGCGTCGCCGAGCGGTGCGGCAGGCTGCCCCTCTCCGAGCACACCCCGCAGACGCAGGCTCTGAACAGCGGGGTGCCGGCGTTCTTCGAGTCCCGGGAGGAGCTGGAGCGGCTGTATCCCGACCGCCGGGGGACCCCGGACGGCTTCGCGGCCTGGGCGTACCTGCCGCTGATCGCGTCCGGCCGGCCCGTCGGCACCTGTCTGCTGGCCTTCGCCGAACCGCACACCTTCCCGGCCGACGAGCGGGCGGTGCTGACATCACTCGGCGGGCTGATCGCGCAGGCCCTGGAGCGGGCCCTGCTCTACGATGCCAAGCTCGGGCTGGCGCACGGCCTCCAGCAGGCCCTGTTGCCCAGCTCGCTGACGCCACCGCCGGGCATCGAGGCGGCGGCGCGCTACCTTCCGGCCACGCACGGCATGGACATCGGCGGCGACTTCTACGACCTGGTGCCGACCCGGCCGCTGGCGGCGGCGGTGATCGGGGACGTCCAGGGGCACAACGTGACCGCGGCCGGCCTGATGGGGCAGGTCCGTACGGGGGTCCGGGCGTACACCACGGTGGGGCAGGCGCCGCACGAGGTGATGAGCAGCACCAACCGGCTGCTGATCGACCTCGGGACGGAACTGTTCGCCAGTTGTCTGTACCTGCGGCTTGATCCGGCGCGAGGACGGGCCGTCATGGCGCGGGCGGGTCATCCGCCGCCGCTGCTGAGACGGCCGGACGGGCGGGTGCGGGTGCTCGACCTGGCCGGCGGGCCGCTGCTCGGGATCGACGCGTCGGCGGTGTACCCGACGACCGAGGTGTCCCTGGCTCCCGGCTCGGTCCTCGTCCTGTACACCGACGGTCTGGTGGAGGCACCGGGTATCGACATCGAGGACTCGCTGGTCGGTCTGGGCGGACTGCTCGCCGAGGCCGGCGGCCGGCCGCTGGAGGACCTCGCGGACGAGGTGGTCCGGCACAGTGCGGCGGCACGCGAGCGGGTGGACGACGTGGCGGTGCTGTTGCTGCGGGCACGGGACGACGGCTGA
- a CDS encoding S1 family peptidase, giving the protein MPKRKAAIAVGGVAALGAAALLLPNANASQDKDQASSAAGTAKTLKASDASDLSAQVRKILGDAFAGSYFDSAKQQLVVNVVSGGGADDNMVVQAKKAGAVVREVKNSTADLKAAARTLKAKATIPGTSWAVDPRTDKVLVTADRSVTGAQWNRLRSTVRDLGPGMATVKRSSGTFKTFLSGGDAIFSQVQGGNVRCSLGFNVTASDGSPAFLTAGHCGVAAKDWSDSQTGQPLATVDQATFPGNDFSLVKYNDATTQAPSEVNTGNGQTVQINQAADATVGETVFRMGSTTGLHDGKVTGLDATVNFQSETDPNGVDTVNGLIQTDVCAEAGDSGGSLFTQDGSALGLTSGGSGDCTNGGETFFQPVTTALQATGATLGNGGNGGNAGNGAGDPAGAGDQAGAGAGDQSGAGAGDQAGAGDQSGAGAGDQAGAGAGDQSGAGDQSGAGAGDQSGAGNGAGADDQSGAGAGDQSGAGDGSGAGDQAGAGDASGAGTAGHGATSLTGTR; this is encoded by the coding sequence ATGCCCAAGCGCAAGGCCGCGATAGCGGTGGGCGGTGTCGCGGCACTCGGAGCGGCGGCCCTCCTGCTGCCCAACGCCAACGCCTCCCAGGACAAGGACCAGGCGTCAAGCGCAGCCGGCACCGCGAAGACCCTGAAGGCCTCGGACGCCTCGGACCTCAGTGCCCAGGTGCGGAAGATCCTCGGAGACGCCTTCGCCGGTTCGTACTTCGACAGCGCGAAGCAGCAGCTCGTCGTGAACGTCGTCAGTGGCGGCGGCGCCGACGACAACATGGTCGTCCAGGCGAAGAAGGCGGGCGCGGTCGTCCGCGAGGTGAAGAACAGCACCGCCGACCTCAAGGCCGCCGCGAGGACGCTGAAGGCCAAGGCGACCATTCCCGGTACCTCCTGGGCCGTCGACCCGCGCACCGACAAGGTCCTCGTCACCGCCGACCGCAGCGTCACCGGCGCCCAGTGGAACCGGCTGCGGTCCACCGTGCGCGACCTCGGCCCCGGCATGGCGACCGTGAAGAGGTCGTCCGGCACCTTCAAGACGTTCCTCTCCGGCGGCGACGCCATCTTCTCCCAGGTGCAGGGCGGCAACGTCCGCTGCTCCCTCGGCTTCAACGTCACCGCCTCCGACGGCAGCCCCGCCTTCCTGACGGCGGGTCACTGCGGCGTCGCCGCCAAGGACTGGTCCGACTCCCAGACCGGCCAGCCCCTCGCCACCGTCGACCAGGCCACCTTCCCGGGCAACGACTTCTCCTTGGTCAAGTACAACGACGCCACCACACAGGCGCCCAGCGAGGTCAACACCGGCAACGGTCAGACGGTGCAGATCAACCAGGCCGCCGACGCCACCGTCGGCGAGACCGTGTTCCGGATGGGCTCCACCACCGGACTGCACGACGGCAAGGTCACCGGCCTGGACGCCACCGTCAACTTCCAGAGTGAGACCGACCCGAACGGCGTCGACACCGTCAACGGCCTCATCCAGACGGACGTCTGCGCCGAAGCGGGCGACAGCGGCGGCTCCCTGTTCACCCAGGACGGCAGCGCCCTCGGTCTCACCTCCGGCGGCAGCGGCGACTGCACCAACGGCGGCGAGACCTTCTTCCAGCCCGTCACCACCGCCCTCCAGGCCACCGGCGCGACCCTCGGCAACGGCGGCAACGGCGGCAACGCCGGCAACGGAGCGGGTGACCCGGCGGGAGCCGGTGACCAGGCGGGCGCGGGTGCGGGCGACCAGTCCGGTGCCGGTGCGGGTGACCAGGCGGGAGCCGGTGACCAGTCCGGTGCCGGTGCGGGTGACCAGGCGGGCGCGGGTGCGGGCGACCAGTCCGGTGCCGGTGACCAGTCCGGTGCCGGTGCGGGTGACCAGTCCGGTGCGGGTAACGGCGCGGGTGCCGATGACCAGTCGGGTGCGGGTGCCGGTGACCAGTCCGGCGCGGGCGACGGCTCCGGCGCCGGTGACCAGGCAGGCGCGGGTGACGCGTCCGGTGCCGGCACGGCCGGCCACGGGGCGACGTCCCTGACCGGCACGCGCTGA
- a CDS encoding type A2 lantipeptide, whose product MNSTPQVQTVEISDAELDNVSGGLSVNALNTVTGAVNGIAPVSGLVDTVVGTVEGVTGLNTQPVTNLVAGL is encoded by the coding sequence ATGAACTCCACCCCCCAGGTCCAGACCGTCGAGATCTCGGACGCCGAGCTGGACAACGTCTCCGGCGGCCTGTCCGTGAACGCCCTGAACACCGTGACCGGTGCCGTCAACGGCATCGCCCCGGTCTCCGGCCTGGTCGACACGGTCGTCGGCACCGTCGAGGGTGTCACCGGCCTGAACACCCAGCCGGTCACCAACCTGGTTGCCGGTCTCTGA
- a CDS encoding HlyD family efflux transporter periplasmic adaptor subunit gives MQFRQQALAKLQSPEELDLPVRLARPQGWLALGVTVVVLAAASVWAVTGSVASTVRAPAILTHGQGSYLLQSPIAGQVTAVLARQGQRLPAGAPVVKVRTDRGDAVVRTVAAGRVTTLAATIGQIIRTGTGVAAVERTAHASDPLYATVYVPAENAAAIPAHASVDLTVSSVPAQRYGVLRGEVRSVDRGAQSAQSVSAFLGDSQLGEQFTRAGRPVAVLVELDTSRSTKSGYRWSTAEGPPFRLDSMTLADASVRLADQHPVDWLLP, from the coding sequence GTGCAGTTCCGCCAACAGGCCCTCGCCAAGCTCCAGTCGCCGGAGGAGCTGGATCTTCCGGTGCGGCTCGCCCGCCCGCAGGGCTGGCTCGCGCTCGGCGTCACCGTCGTCGTCCTGGCGGCGGCCTCCGTCTGGGCGGTGACCGGGTCGGTCGCCTCCACCGTGCGCGCGCCCGCCATCCTCACGCACGGGCAGGGCAGTTACCTGCTCCAGAGCCCGATCGCCGGACAGGTGACGGCCGTTCTCGCCCGGCAGGGCCAGCGGCTGCCCGCCGGCGCGCCCGTCGTGAAGGTCCGTACGGACCGGGGCGACGCGGTGGTCCGCACCGTCGCCGCCGGCCGCGTCACCACGCTCGCCGCCACCATCGGCCAGATCATCCGGACCGGTACCGGTGTCGCCGCGGTCGAGAGGACCGCCCACGCCTCCGACCCCCTGTACGCGACCGTGTACGTGCCCGCGGAGAACGCCGCCGCCATCCCGGCGCACGCCTCGGTCGACCTGACCGTGTCCTCCGTACCGGCACAGCGGTACGGGGTGCTGCGCGGCGAGGTGAGGTCGGTGGACCGCGGCGCGCAGTCCGCCCAGTCCGTCTCCGCGTTCCTCGGCGACAGCCAGCTCGGCGAGCAGTTCACCCGCGCCGGCCGCCCGGTGGCCGTCCTGGTCGAGTTGGACACCTCCCGGTCCACGAAGAGCGGTTACCGGTGGTCCACCGCCGAGGGCCCGCCCTTCCGGCTGGACTCCATGACCCTCGCCGACGCCTCCGTCCGGCTCGCCGACCAGCACCCCGTCGATTGGCTGCTCCCGTGA
- a CDS encoding NHLP family bacteriocin export ABC transporter peptidase/permease/ATPase subunit, which yields MTTAQETRDRRRAAPAKRPAPSSRTRTVRTPTVLQMEAVECGAASLAMVLGHYGRHVPLEELRIACGVSRDGSRASNLLKAARGYGLTAKGMQMDLTALAEVRAPAILFWEFNHYVVYDGMGRRFGRRGVHINDPAKGRRFVPMEEFDSGFTGVVLVLEPGDGFTRGGRRPGVLGAMPARLRGTAGTLPAAVLASLLLVAVGAAVPALGRTYIDSFLIGGQTSLLGVLFTSMAACVLLTVVLTWLQQANLLHGRIISSTLSSARFLRHLLRLPVTFFAQRSPADLVQRLQSNDQVAETLARDLAAAGVDAVVVVLYAVLLYTYDPQLTCVGIGVALLNVVAMRLVVRLRATRTAKLRADSARLTNTAYTGLQLIETMKATGGEDGYFRKWAGQHATTLEEQQRLGVPSAWLGVVAPTLATVNSALILWIGGLRAVEGHLSIGLLVAFQALVTRFTAPLTRLNGVAGRIQDFAADVARLKDVENFQADPLYARPGGVGSTRRLHGHVELENITFGYSPLDKPLLTGFDLTVGPGRQVALVGGSGSGKSTVSRLISGLYTPWDGVIRIDGRRLEDIPRGTLAASVSFVDQDVFLFEGSVRDNVALWDPSIPDEAVVEALKDAALYDVVRRRPGGIHSRVEQDGRNFSGGQRQRLEIARALVRRPSILVLDEVTSALDAETELVVMDNMRRRGCACVVIAHRLSTVRDSDEIVVLQHGTVVERGRHEELVARGGAYAALVRER from the coding sequence GTGACCACCGCCCAGGAAACCCGCGACCGCAGACGGGCGGCTCCCGCGAAGCGTCCGGCCCCCTCCTCCCGTACCCGCACGGTCCGCACCCCCACCGTGCTCCAGATGGAAGCCGTCGAATGCGGCGCCGCCTCCCTCGCCATGGTCCTCGGCCACTACGGGCGGCACGTCCCGCTGGAGGAACTGCGCATCGCCTGCGGTGTCTCCCGCGACGGTTCGCGCGCCTCCAACCTGCTGAAGGCGGCCCGCGGTTACGGCCTGACGGCCAAGGGCATGCAGATGGACCTGACCGCCCTCGCCGAGGTGCGGGCACCGGCCATCCTCTTCTGGGAGTTCAACCACTACGTCGTCTACGACGGCATGGGCCGCCGCTTCGGCCGCCGCGGCGTCCACATCAACGACCCCGCCAAGGGCCGCCGTTTCGTGCCCATGGAGGAGTTCGACAGCGGCTTCACCGGTGTGGTGCTGGTGCTGGAGCCGGGCGACGGCTTCACCCGGGGCGGGCGCCGGCCGGGCGTGCTCGGCGCGATGCCGGCCCGGCTGCGCGGCACCGCGGGCACCCTGCCCGCCGCGGTACTGGCCAGCCTCCTGCTGGTCGCCGTCGGCGCCGCCGTCCCCGCGCTCGGCCGCACCTACATCGACTCCTTCCTCATCGGTGGTCAGACCTCGCTGCTGGGCGTGCTGTTCACCTCGATGGCGGCGTGCGTCCTGCTCACCGTGGTGCTGACCTGGCTCCAGCAGGCCAATCTGCTGCACGGCCGGATCATCTCCTCCACGCTCTCCAGCGCCCGCTTCCTGCGCCATCTGCTGCGCCTGCCGGTGACGTTCTTCGCCCAGCGCTCCCCCGCCGACCTGGTGCAGCGCCTCCAGTCCAACGACCAGGTCGCCGAGACCCTGGCCCGCGATCTCGCGGCGGCGGGCGTGGACGCGGTCGTGGTCGTGCTGTACGCGGTGCTCCTGTACACCTACGACCCGCAACTGACGTGCGTCGGCATCGGCGTGGCCCTGCTGAACGTGGTCGCCATGCGGCTGGTCGTACGGCTGCGCGCCACCCGTACGGCGAAGCTGCGCGCGGACAGCGCCCGGCTCACCAACACCGCCTACACCGGTCTCCAGTTGATCGAGACGATGAAGGCGACCGGCGGCGAGGACGGGTACTTCCGCAAGTGGGCGGGACAGCACGCCACCACGCTGGAGGAGCAGCAGCGGCTCGGCGTGCCGAGCGCCTGGCTGGGCGTGGTCGCGCCCACGCTCGCCACCGTCAACAGCGCGCTGATCCTGTGGATCGGCGGCCTGCGCGCGGTCGAGGGGCACCTCTCGATCGGCCTGCTGGTCGCCTTCCAGGCGCTGGTCACCCGCTTCACCGCGCCGCTGACCCGGCTCAACGGCGTGGCAGGACGCATCCAGGACTTCGCGGCCGACGTGGCGCGGCTCAAGGACGTGGAGAACTTCCAGGCCGACCCGCTGTACGCCCGTCCCGGCGGCGTCGGCTCCACCCGCCGACTGCACGGGCACGTCGAGCTGGAGAACATCACCTTCGGCTACAGCCCGCTGGACAAGCCGCTGCTGACCGGCTTCGACCTGACGGTCGGCCCGGGGCGGCAGGTGGCGCTGGTCGGCGGCTCCGGCAGCGGCAAGTCCACGGTCTCCCGGCTGATCTCGGGCCTCTACACACCGTGGGACGGGGTCATCCGCATCGACGGCCGCCGGCTGGAGGACATCCCGCGCGGGACGCTCGCCGCCTCCGTCTCCTTCGTCGACCAGGACGTGTTCCTCTTCGAGGGCTCGGTGCGCGACAACGTGGCCCTGTGGGATCCGTCGATCCCCGACGAGGCCGTGGTGGAGGCACTGAAGGACGCGGCCCTGTACGACGTGGTGAGGCGCCGGCCCGGCGGCATCCACAGCCGGGTCGAGCAGGACGGCCGGAACTTCTCCGGCGGTCAGCGCCAGCGCCTGGAGATCGCGCGGGCGCTGGTGCGCCGGCCGAGCATCCTCGTGCTGGACGAGGTGACCAGTGCGCTGGACGCGGAGACCGAGCTGGTCGTGATGGACAACATGCGGCGGCGCGGCTGCGCCTGCGTGGTGATCGCGCACCGGCTCAGCACGGTCCGCGACAGCGACGAGATCGTCGTGCTCCAGCACGGCACGGTGGTGGAACGCGGGCGGCACGAGGAACTGGTGGCGCGTGGCGGCGCGTACGCGGCACTGGTCAGGGAGCGGTGA